From the genome of Psychrilyobacter atlanticus DSM 19335, one region includes:
- the rpmH gene encoding 50S ribosomal protein L34 translates to MASKRTFQPNNRKRKKEHGFKKRMATKAGRAVLKRRRAKGRTKLSA, encoded by the coding sequence ATGGCAAGTAAGAGAACGTTTCAACCAAATAATAGAAAAAGAAAGAAAGAACACGGATTCAAAAAGAGAATGGCAACTAAAGCAGGAAGAGCTGTTTTAAAAAGAAGAAGAGCTAAAGGTAGAACGAAATTATCAGCATAA
- the mazG gene encoding nucleoside triphosphate pyrophosphohydrolase: protein MNEFYKLVDIMKKLRAPDGCPWDREQTIESLKPYLLEETYETLEAMDIGGEELKGELGDLLLNIIFQSLIKEEEGEFTIDDVAKKVSEKLIRRHPHIFADVEVEGTKDVVRNWDEIKKKEKEHKGRKSVLDGIPKIYPPLAKAYKLQVKAAKVGFDWEDEVGALNKLEEELGEMKAAYEKKDRENLKEEIGDVVFTLVNIARKLDIDIVDSVMKTNNKFEDRFRYVEDNCDLGKSTLEEMDRLWDEAKKR, encoded by the coding sequence ATGAATGAATTTTATAAGTTAGTAGATATAATGAAAAAATTAAGAGCTCCTGATGGATGCCCGTGGGACAGGGAACAAACTATTGAAAGTTTAAAACCTTATTTATTGGAGGAGACCTATGAAACTTTGGAAGCTATGGATATAGGCGGAGAGGAGTTAAAGGGTGAGTTAGGAGACCTTCTTTTAAATATTATCTTTCAATCTTTAATAAAGGAGGAGGAAGGGGAGTTTACAATTGATGATGTGGCTAAAAAAGTCAGTGAAAAATTGATTAGAAGACATCCTCATATTTTTGCCGATGTAGAGGTAGAAGGAACAAAAGATGTTGTGAGGAACTGGGATGAGATAAAGAAAAAAGAGAAGGAACACAAGGGTAGAAAATCTGTCTTAGATGGAATTCCCAAAATTTATCCACCTTTAGCCAAGGCATATAAATTACAGGTTAAAGCTGCTAAAGTCGGTTTTGACTGGGAAGATGAAGTAGGAGCATTAAATAAATTAGAGGAAGAATTAGGTGAGATGAAAGCAGCCTATGAAAAAAAAGACAGGGAAAATTTAAAGGAAGAGATAGGAGATGTGGTTTTTACATTGGTAAATATTGCTAGAAAATTAGATATAGATATAGTGGATTCAGTGATGAAGACCAACAATAAATTTGAAGACAGATTTAGATATGTGGAAGATAACTGTGATCTAGGGAAAAGTACATTAGAAGAGATGGATAGATTATGGGATGAGGCTAAAAAGAGATAA
- the mfd gene encoding transcription-repair coupling factor, with product MKFESTINNGKLYRGGVPYFLESEKDQVIYISSSNKNIIDYYFTLKEDIDVLKIENYNYTEEEFDCITFELLEKLKLNNSKILISIESIFKKYFINSEMLEFCVGKEYKLKKIIEKLEKSGFRKNYLVEKRGEYSLRGDILDIFSFDGEHPIRLEFFDDLLEEIRIFNAETQRSMKKIDQIQMYINKNKDENYTFLDLLDKLKNDKRKIYLENEEILDYKVEEYILDKRQDEEEIRLEYSKIKKISKKVELVRFKDEEIENYKNYDYIKKLSKKKNITILTEEKRRYTEIFDGTSIDIHRNAHYEGFKNKDNLILTDRELKGIRVKRSEKRTDGIKFKKIDQMLPNDYIIHETYGVGIYLGVEDINGADYLKIKYADEDKLFVPIASLNKIERYISEPGIVPDIFRLGRRGFRKRQEKIKKEIAKFAIELLEIQAKRAMNVGYSFTKDTIWQEEFEEGFPYNETKDQLKAILDVKEDMESPSVMDRIVCGDVGYGKTEVAMRAAFKALMDGKQVVILAPTTVLATQHFERFKERFQNFPLELELLSRLKTPKEQGEVVKKIKDGVIDLVIGTHRLLSKDIKFKDLGLVIIDEEQKFGVKAKEHLKTMRINVDMLTLTATPIPRTLNLALLGIRDISIIQTPPTNRIPIETYIIEKNKGDIKNAIMKEVAREGQVFYLYNSVKGMKVKLKELKEIIPEYVVIDYIHGQMPSNEIKYKINSFENGEIDVLLTTTIIENGIDIENANTILIENFDKLGLSQVYQLRGRVGRSSKRAYCYLLVDSLKGGTEKGKQKRESIKEIKDLGAGFQLSLEDMKIRGAGEILGDKQHGALKMFGYDMYLKMLDEEIKKIKGKEVTVEDIDLEIGIHGYIPSEYIEEVEKIVVYRRLVSIDTISELEEMKGEIKDRFGRLPKVVEDLFEYMTIKIIAQKNHIQSIKIEDGSYRIKFIENKINIEKIQELILSKKIRYLQREGAIEIDSIKGFFEDYK from the coding sequence ATGAAGTTTGAATCAACAATTAATAATGGGAAACTATATAGGGGAGGAGTTCCCTATTTTTTGGAATCTGAGAAGGATCAGGTAATATATATATCCTCTTCTAATAAAAATATAATCGACTACTATTTTACACTAAAGGAAGATATAGATGTTTTAAAGATAGAAAATTATAATTATACAGAGGAGGAATTTGATTGTATAACCTTTGAACTCTTGGAAAAATTAAAGCTAAATAATTCAAAGATATTGATATCTATTGAGAGTATCTTTAAAAAATACTTTATAAATTCCGAAATGCTAGAGTTTTGTGTGGGAAAAGAATATAAATTAAAAAAGATAATAGAAAAATTGGAAAAAAGTGGATTTAGAAAAAATTATTTAGTTGAAAAAAGAGGTGAATACAGCCTTAGGGGAGATATCTTAGATATATTTTCTTTTGACGGAGAACATCCAATTCGTTTGGAATTTTTTGATGATCTCTTGGAAGAAATTCGTATATTCAACGCAGAAACCCAGAGATCAATGAAGAAAATAGATCAAATTCAAATGTATATAAACAAAAATAAAGATGAAAATTATACCTTTTTAGATCTGTTGGATAAGTTAAAGAATGACAAAAGAAAAATCTATTTAGAGAATGAAGAGATATTAGATTATAAGGTAGAGGAATATATTTTAGATAAAAGACAGGATGAGGAAGAGATCCGGCTGGAATATTCCAAGATAAAGAAAATATCGAAAAAGGTAGAGTTGGTAAGATTTAAAGATGAGGAGATAGAAAATTATAAAAATTATGATTATATAAAAAAATTATCCAAAAAGAAAAATATAACAATTCTGACAGAGGAAAAAAGACGATATACTGAAATATTTGACGGTACATCTATCGATATCCATAGAAATGCTCACTATGAAGGATTTAAAAATAAAGATAATCTTATTCTGACAGACAGGGAATTAAAGGGGATAAGGGTAAAGAGAAGTGAGAAAAGAACAGATGGAATAAAATTTAAAAAAATAGACCAGATGCTTCCGAATGACTATATAATCCATGAAACTTATGGTGTAGGAATTTATCTGGGGGTAGAAGATATAAATGGTGCAGACTATCTAAAGATAAAATATGCAGATGAGGATAAACTTTTTGTGCCGATAGCTAGTCTAAATAAAATAGAGCGGTATATATCTGAACCTGGGATAGTACCTGATATATTTAGATTGGGTAGAAGAGGGTTTAGAAAACGACAGGAAAAAATAAAAAAAGAGATAGCAAAATTTGCCATTGAACTTTTAGAAATACAGGCTAAAAGAGCTATGAATGTCGGTTACTCATTTACTAAAGATACTATTTGGCAGGAGGAATTTGAAGAAGGATTTCCGTATAATGAGACCAAGGATCAACTAAAAGCTATATTAGATGTAAAAGAGGATATGGAATCGCCATCTGTAATGGATAGAATTGTCTGTGGGGATGTTGGATATGGAAAAACTGAAGTAGCTATGAGAGCGGCATTTAAGGCTCTTATGGATGGAAAGCAAGTTGTAATATTAGCTCCAACCACAGTTTTAGCTACCCAGCATTTTGAAAGATTTAAAGAAAGATTTCAAAATTTTCCGTTAGAATTAGAATTGCTGTCAAGATTAAAAACTCCCAAAGAGCAAGGTGAGGTAGTAAAAAAAATAAAGGATGGTGTTATAGATCTTGTTATAGGAACTCATAGATTATTATCTAAAGACATAAAGTTTAAAGACCTGGGGCTGGTTATAATAGATGAGGAGCAAAAATTTGGAGTAAAGGCAAAGGAACATTTAAAAACCATGAGGATCAATGTGGATATGCTGACATTAACAGCAACCCCAATTCCTAGAACATTGAATTTAGCTCTTTTGGGAATTAGAGATATATCTATCATTCAAACTCCTCCAACCAATAGAATACCGATAGAAACTTATATCATAGAAAAAAATAAAGGTGATATAAAAAATGCCATAATGAAAGAGGTCGCAAGGGAAGGGCAGGTTTTTTACCTGTATAATTCAGTTAAGGGAATGAAGGTTAAATTAAAGGAATTAAAAGAGATAATTCCTGAATATGTTGTAATAGATTATATTCATGGTCAAATGCCTTCAAACGAGATAAAGTATAAGATAAATTCCTTTGAAAATGGGGAGATAGATGTACTTCTTACAACAACAATTATAGAAAATGGTATAGATATAGAGAATGCCAACACTATTCTAATAGAAAATTTTGATAAATTAGGGTTATCCCAGGTATACCAACTTCGTGGTAGGGTAGGTAGAAGTAGTAAAAGAGCTTATTGTTATCTGTTGGTAGATTCTTTAAAAGGGGGAACCGAGAAAGGAAAACAAAAAAGAGAATCAATAAAGGAAATAAAAGATCTAGGAGCAGGATTCCAGTTATCTTTGGAGGATATGAAGATAAGGGGAGCCGGAGAAATATTGGGAGATAAGCAGCATGGAGCATTAAAAATGTTTGGCTATGATATGTATCTCAAGATGCTAGATGAAGAGATAAAAAAGATAAAAGGAAAAGAAGTTACAGTAGAGGATATCGACTTAGAGATAGGAATTCATGGATATATACCTAGTGAATATATAGAGGAAGTAGAAAAAATAGTAGTATATAGAAGACTAGTCAGTATAGATACAATCTCTGAATTAGAGGAAATGAAAGGTGAGATAAAAGACAGATTTGGACGATTACCAAAAGTTGTAGAAGACCTGTTTGAATATATGACTATAAAGATTATAGCTCAGAAAAATCATATTCAAAGTATAAAAATAGAGGATGGATCATACAGGATAAAATTTATAGAGAATAAAATAAATATTGAAAAAATTCAAGAATTAATCCTGTCTAAAAAGATAAGATACCTTCAAAGAGAGGGAGCTATTGAGATAGATAGTATAAAAGGATTCTTTGAAGATTATAAATAA
- the rnpA gene encoding ribonuclease P protein component, with amino-acid sequence MLKLKTKSEFLKVYNQGEKHFGYFQLIYFKKNNLQENRLGVVASKKTGNAVCRNKLKRLFRENFRKQEKNLKQGYDIVFIAKKNAGEQFKTLSLSMIEKDSIKIFKRAKIFL; translated from the coding sequence ATGTTGAAATTAAAAACAAAATCTGAATTTTTAAAAGTATATAACCAAGGAGAAAAACACTTTGGTTATTTTCAGTTGATCTATTTTAAAAAAAATAATTTACAAGAAAATAGATTAGGAGTAGTAGCTAGTAAAAAAACTGGCAATGCTGTTTGTCGGAATAAGTTAAAAAGACTTTTTAGAGAAAATTTTAGAAAACAAGAAAAAAATTTAAAACAAGGATATGATATAGTTTTTATAGCTAAGAAAAATGCAGGAGAACAATTTAAGACTCTGAGTTTATCCATGATTGAAAAAGACAGTATAAAAATATTTAAAAGAGCCAAAATATTTCTATGA
- the jag gene encoding RNA-binding cell elongation regulator Jag/EloR → MNLTYQIKAKSKDEAIIKAVKNHNIDKNKIVEVIEISKATSFFGFFKKDGEYEIQMEKTVEIVEAKIEDVVVERANELLNNMGLVLDVDVLEARDHYVLINLSGEDNGIIIGKKGKTLNSFEYLLNSLCKSVKVEVDVEGFKAKRAETLRDLARKMAEKALNTDKIVKLNPMPPRERKIIHEIVNKYKELDTFSEGRDPKRYIVIKRKRMG, encoded by the coding sequence ATGAACTTAACTTATCAAATTAAAGCTAAATCAAAAGACGAAGCTATAATCAAAGCTGTAAAAAACCATAATATTGATAAGAATAAAATCGTAGAAGTTATTGAAATATCAAAAGCAACTTCATTTTTTGGTTTTTTTAAAAAAGATGGAGAATACGAGATTCAAATGGAAAAAACAGTTGAGATAGTAGAGGCTAAAATAGAAGATGTAGTAGTAGAAAGAGCCAATGAATTGTTAAACAATATGGGATTAGTTTTAGATGTAGATGTTTTAGAAGCTAGAGACCATTATGTTTTAATTAATTTATCTGGTGAAGATAATGGAATAATCATAGGAAAAAAAGGTAAAACTTTAAATAGTTTTGAATACCTTTTAAATTCTTTATGTAAAAGTGTAAAGGTAGAAGTGGACGTAGAAGGATTTAAAGCTAAAAGAGCAGAAACTCTTAGAGATTTAGCTAGAAAAATGGCTGAAAAAGCGTTAAATACTGATAAAATAGTAAAATTAAATCCAATGCCACCGAGAGAAAGAAAGATAATTCATGAAATAGTGAATAAATATAAGGAACTTGATACTTTCAGTGAAGGAAGAGATCCTAAGAGATATATTGTAATTAAAAGAAAAAGAATGGGGTAA
- a CDS encoding RNA-binding S4 domain-containing protein, translated as MRLDKFFKVSRIIKRRPVAKTVLDNKKVKLNGKIAKAGTTVSVGDIIELEYFSKYMKVEILEVPSGNTKKDEAEELFKILEVKEIEIGE; from the coding sequence ATGCGTTTAGATAAATTTTTTAAGGTCTCTAGAATAATAAAGAGAAGACCTGTAGCGAAGACAGTATTAGATAATAAGAAGGTAAAATTAAATGGGAAAATAGCCAAGGCAGGAACTACAGTAAGTGTAGGGGACATAATTGAGCTGGAATATTTTAGTAAATATATGAAAGTTGAAATTTTAGAAGTACCTAGTGGAAATACTAAAAAAGATGAAGCTGAAGAATTGTTTAAAATACTAGAGGTAAAAGAAATAGAGATAGGTGAATAG
- a CDS encoding YidC/Oxa1 family membrane protein insertase produces the protein MMYNIFGNYGLAIIGITILIKLVLLPLTLKQDKSMGAMKKLQPELEALKEKYKNDPQTLNQKTIELYKIHKVNPASGCLPILLQMPILFALFGVLRKTGADGGVIADGSKFLWLTLSQPDPIYLLPLLNGAVSYFQQKLMSASQGSSNPQMKMMTYMFPVMMIFISYKMPSGLQLYWFVSSLASVAQQYYIMSRRDEA, from the coding sequence ATGATGTATAATATTTTTGGAAATTATGGATTAGCTATAATTGGTATAACTATTTTAATAAAATTAGTATTATTACCACTTACGTTAAAACAGGACAAATCAATGGGTGCTATGAAAAAATTGCAACCAGAGTTAGAAGCACTTAAAGAGAAATATAAAAACGATCCACAAACATTAAATCAAAAAACAATTGAACTATATAAAATACATAAGGTAAACCCTGCAAGTGGTTGTCTGCCTATATTGTTACAAATGCCAATATTATTTGCACTTTTTGGAGTTTTAAGAAAAACAGGAGCAGATGGAGGAGTTATCGCAGATGGATCTAAATTCCTTTGGTTAACTTTATCTCAACCAGATCCAATTTACTTATTACCATTATTAAATGGTGCTGTATCTTATTTCCAACAAAAATTAATGAGTGCAAGTCAAGGATCTTCTAACCCACAAATGAAAATGATGACTTATATGTTTCCTGTAATGATGATATTTATCTCATACAAGATGCCGTCAGGATTACAATTGTACTGGTTCGTATCTAGTTTGGCTTCAGTAGCGCAACAATATTATATAATGAGTAGAAGGGATGAGGCATAA
- the yidD gene encoding membrane protein insertion efficiency factor YidD gives MKYLLIFFVKLYQWFISPVLKKNCRFQPTCSTYMIIAIKKYGSIKGVYLGLKRLSKCHPFYKGGYDPVP, from the coding sequence ATGAAATATCTTTTAATATTTTTTGTAAAATTATATCAATGGTTTATTTCACCAGTCTTAAAAAAAAATTGTAGATTTCAACCTACTTGTTCTACTTATATGATTATAGCAATAAAAAAGTATGGAAGTATAAAAGGTGTATATCTAGGTCTTAAAAGGTTATCAAAATGTCATCCTTTTTATAAGGGTGGTTATGACCCAGTACCTTAA
- the mnmE gene encoding tRNA uridine-5-carboxymethylaminomethyl(34) synthesis GTPase MnmE: MFDTIAAISTPRGEGGIGIVRMSGGDSINILSKIFRPISNKKVEELKNFTINYGHLYSGEKLVDEVMVSIMKGPKTYTKEDIVEINCHGGYLMTEKVLELVLSSGARIAEQGEFTRRAFMNGRLDLTQAEAIIDLIHGKTEKSLSLSLDQLRGDLKDQILHLKKLLLDVVAHINVVLDYPEEGIDDPLPEGLVDNLKEVLETSDRLSASYAQGKMIKEGVKTAIVGKPNVGKSSLLNSLLKEERAIVTHIPGTTRDVIEEIVNIKGIPLILADTAGIRNTDDIIESIGVEKSEKLLNDSDLILFVVDGSRELSEEDLRVHNSIQAEKVVGILNKIDMEQKVDLSKLDKVGRWIEVSAKENIGIANMEEEIYSYIVSGKVEDSSQTLVITNIRHRSALVKTKEAIENIFETINIGLPMDLIAVDLKEALDALSEVTGEISSEDVLDHIFSNFCVGK, from the coding sequence ATGTTTGATACAATAGCGGCAATATCTACTCCTAGAGGAGAAGGTGGAATAGGAATTGTTAGAATGTCTGGAGGAGACTCTATAAACATTCTCTCAAAAATATTTAGACCGATATCTAACAAAAAAGTAGAAGAATTAAAAAACTTCACTATTAATTACGGACATCTGTATTCAGGTGAAAAATTAGTAGATGAAGTAATGGTCAGTATAATGAAGGGTCCTAAAACTTATACTAAGGAAGATATAGTAGAGATAAACTGCCATGGTGGATATCTTATGACTGAAAAAGTATTGGAGTTAGTTTTGTCTAGTGGAGCTAGAATTGCTGAGCAGGGTGAATTTACAAGAAGAGCTTTTATGAATGGAAGACTAGATCTTACACAAGCAGAGGCTATAATTGATTTAATTCATGGTAAAACAGAAAAAAGTTTATCTCTTTCATTGGATCAATTAAGAGGGGATTTAAAAGACCAGATATTACATCTAAAGAAACTACTTTTAGACGTAGTAGCTCATATAAATGTGGTTTTAGATTATCCTGAAGAGGGAATTGATGATCCATTACCAGAAGGTTTAGTAGATAATTTAAAGGAAGTTTTGGAAACTTCAGATAGATTATCAGCCTCTTATGCTCAAGGAAAGATGATTAAAGAGGGAGTGAAGACGGCAATAGTTGGAAAACCTAATGTAGGAAAATCCAGTTTATTAAACTCTTTATTAAAAGAAGAAAGAGCAATAGTAACTCATATTCCTGGAACAACAAGGGATGTAATAGAGGAAATTGTAAACATAAAGGGAATACCACTTATTCTGGCTGACACTGCGGGAATTAGAAATACAGATGATATAATAGAAAGTATTGGAGTGGAAAAATCTGAGAAATTATTAAATGATTCAGATTTAATCTTATTTGTTGTGGATGGTTCTAGAGAACTTAGTGAAGAGGACCTTAGAGTACACAACAGTATTCAGGCAGAAAAAGTTGTCGGGATATTAAATAAGATAGATATGGAACAAAAAGTAGACCTATCTAAATTAGATAAAGTAGGTAGATGGATCGAAGTTTCAGCTAAAGAAAATATTGGTATAGCGAATATGGAAGAAGAAATATATTCTTATATTGTATCGGGGAAAGTTGAAGATTCATCGCAAACTTTAGTGATAACTAATATCAGACACAGATCTGCTTTAGTTAAAACAAAGGAAGCTATAGAAAATATATTTGAAACAATAAATATAGGATTACCAATGGATCTAATAGCTGTAGATTTAAAAGAAGCTTTAGATGCACTATCAGAAGTAACTGGAGAGATCTCATCGGAAGATGTTTTAGATCATATATTTAGTAATTTTTGTGTAGGAAAATAG
- a CDS encoding replication initiator protein A: protein MSKEANVGLIDKFNLNKTGSLLTDLTKVDIKMSELPEIEVREVVIKETGNFLDLKENIINIPIEMIVFPFFTPQKQNKKINFKYSFEDLGVTMYCTLVAKNSEDKIYQPSIFEEKIYTYLISLYELKKETNDTDEYIKFEISDFIVNFLGNKMNRNYYTKVAQALKNLKSTEYQFEVSNHSKLGNYQFEDEEFKLLTYQKLKVGTKVYYKVTLNKNIRNKIKDKRYIKYNSKALIEIMEKDPIAARIYKYISKIRYSKQEDSINIRTLAAIIPLKMEQETERVNKTGEKRTYVLSRVKQVLKRIEKAFSLLEELGYMEYFNSEFVAEEDSYYINYRFNQDKDGTCHISSYLNGAEKQVEYKGKWDAVNAAKKAKKEKSFITKEKIKDKIKEIEIRDDNEIIDAEIVTGKVDKNKTNEINLSEDVKERLKDFSEELQSKIIKCKRNIFVSRAWNKRVDNKFKKIIREDGEEVAIDILNLLYKRLNSEIKSTLVQYINGILRNLRKMDRNARKSNKNNLTLFNQVTREKPLKSKKQLKKARKHLKNPEITNIKDVIEEAPKHDIMQDYHGLDEFEKLIIEEKALELCSQYEDIPKEFLYNLRKVSKRVYFITLKKYIGIALKDGK, encoded by the coding sequence ATGTCAAAGGAAGCAAATGTAGGTTTAATAGATAAATTTAATTTAAATAAAACTGGATCATTGTTGACTGACTTAACTAAAGTTGATATAAAAATGAGTGAACTTCCTGAGATAGAAGTTCGAGAAGTTGTCATCAAAGAAACTGGAAATTTTTTAGATTTAAAAGAAAATATAATTAATATACCAATAGAAATGATAGTTTTTCCATTTTTTACACCTCAAAAACAAAATAAGAAAATAAACTTTAAATATTCTTTTGAAGATTTAGGAGTAACAATGTATTGTACATTAGTTGCAAAGAATTCAGAAGATAAGATATACCAACCATCTATTTTTGAAGAGAAAATCTACACATATCTGATATCTCTCTATGAATTAAAAAAGGAGACCAATGATACAGATGAATATATAAAGTTTGAAATCTCAGACTTTATAGTTAATTTTTTAGGGAATAAGATGAATAGAAATTATTATACTAAGGTAGCTCAGGCTCTTAAAAATTTGAAGAGTACTGAATATCAATTTGAAGTATCTAACCATAGTAAGTTAGGGAATTATCAATTTGAAGATGAAGAATTCAAACTGTTAACCTATCAAAAACTTAAAGTGGGAACAAAGGTATACTATAAAGTAACTTTAAATAAGAATATTAGAAATAAAATTAAAGATAAAAGATATATAAAATATAATTCTAAAGCTTTGATTGAAATAATGGAAAAGGACCCTATTGCTGCAAGGATCTATAAATATATAAGTAAAATTAGATATTCCAAGCAGGAGGATTCTATAAATATTAGAACTTTGGCTGCTATAATTCCATTAAAAATGGAACAGGAAACAGAAAGAGTTAATAAAACTGGTGAGAAAAGAACCTATGTATTAAGCAGGGTAAAGCAGGTATTAAAGAGAATAGAGAAAGCGTTTTCACTTTTAGAAGAGTTGGGATATATGGAATATTTTAATTCTGAATTTGTTGCCGAAGAGGATAGTTATTATATAAACTATAGATTTAATCAAGATAAAGATGGAACTTGTCATATATCTAGTTATCTAAATGGAGCAGAAAAACAAGTTGAATACAAAGGTAAATGGGATGCAGTAAATGCTGCGAAGAAAGCGAAGAAAGAAAAATCATTTATAACTAAGGAAAAAATAAAGGATAAAATAAAAGAGATAGAAATTAGAGATGACAATGAAATAATAGATGCTGAGATAGTTACCGGAAAGGTTGATAAGAATAAAACTAATGAAATTAACCTATCTGAAGATGTAAAAGAAAGATTAAAAGATTTCTCAGAGGAACTTCAAAGTAAGATAATCAAGTGTAAAAGAAATATATTCGTTTCTAGAGCTTGGAATAAGAGAGTAGATAATAAATTTAAAAAGATTATAAGGGAAGATGGAGAAGAGGTTGCTATTGATATATTAAATCTTTTATATAAACGTCTTAACTCAGAGATAAAATCTACCTTAGTTCAATATATTAATGGAATACTCCGAAATTTAAGAAAGATGGATAGAAATGCCAGAAAATCTAATAAAAATAATTTGACGTTATTTAACCAGGTAACTAGGGAAAAACCTTTAAAAAGTAAGAAACAACTAAAGAAAGCAAGAAAACATCTAAAGAATCCAGAAATAACAAATATAAAAGATGTTATTGAAGAGGCTCCAAAACACGATATTATGCAGGATTATCATGGGTTAGATGAATTTGAAAAATTGATAATAGAAGAAAAAGCACTGGAGTTGTGTTCTCAATATGAGGATATACCAAAAGAATTTTTATATAATTTGAGAAAGGTATCCAAAAGAGTATATTTTATAACATTGAAAAAATATATAGGGATAGCTTTAAAAGATGGGAAATAA
- a CDS encoding peptidylprolyl isomerase: protein MKKMAIVLIIASLALTACNKKEGGVKTKDESNVIMVIGNENLTEAELQEKIDTLPAQYKEYSKSEKGRAALIEEISVRKMLKQEAVKTGIENTESYKKDLEGIREDLLISHVVNKKIVEGVKLTDSELKAEYEKNKENFKTPEQIKAAHILINVSDDMTEAQKKDAKKRAEKILTEVTPSNFNEMAKKYSEGPTSENGGELGWFDKTSMVKEFADAAFTGVPEKIYGTVVKTQFGYHIIYIEDKKEAGYLSFEDVKPSLEKELLNKKRAEEYRAWVEDLKKDYIKK, encoded by the coding sequence ATGAAAAAAATGGCAATAGTATTGATCATAGCCTCATTGGCATTGACAGCTTGTAATAAAAAAGAGGGAGGGGTAAAAACTAAGGATGAATCAAACGTAATTATGGTTATCGGGAATGAAAATTTAACTGAAGCAGAATTACAGGAAAAAATAGATACCCTGCCGGCTCAATATAAGGAGTACTCTAAATCTGAAAAGGGTAGAGCAGCTCTAATAGAGGAAATAAGTGTAAGAAAGATGTTAAAACAGGAAGCTGTAAAAACAGGAATTGAAAATACAGAATCTTATAAAAAAGATTTAGAAGGAATTAGAGAAGATCTTTTAATCAGTCATGTGGTTAACAAGAAAATAGTAGAGGGTGTAAAGTTAACAGATTCAGAATTAAAGGCTGAATATGAAAAAAATAAGGAAAATTTTAAGACACCAGAACAAATAAAAGCCGCTCACATATTAATAAATGTAAGTGATGATATGACTGAAGCTCAAAAAAAGGATGCTAAAAAAAGAGCTGAAAAAATATTAACAGAAGTTACACCATCAAACTTTAACGAGATGGCAAAAAAATATTCTGAAGGACCTACATCTGAAAATGGAGGAGAACTTGGATGGTTTGATAAAACTTCTATGGTAAAAGAATTTGCTGATGCAGCCTTTACAGGAGTACCGGAAAAAATATATGGAACTGTTGTTAAAACACAATTTGGTTATCATATAATATATATTGAAGATAAAAAAGAGGCTGGATACCTAAGTTTTGAAGATGTAAAACCATCTTTAGAAAAGGAATTATTAAATAAGAAAAGAGCTGAAGAATATAGAGCTTGGGTAGAAGACTTAAAGAAAGATTATATAAAAAAATAA